From a region of the Streptomyces sp. NBC_00193 genome:
- a CDS encoding cytochrome c oxidase subunit 4 produces the protein MKIQGRMFLWLAAFILIMTVVYGVWSKEPVGTTALALGFGLSAMIGYYLAFTAARVDEMAQDNLEADVADEAGELGFFSPHSWQPLSLAIGGAFAFMGVVFGWWLMYFSAPLILIGLWGWVYEYYRGENQNQ, from the coding sequence GTGAAGATCCAGGGCAGGATGTTCCTGTGGCTCGCCGCCTTCATCCTGATCATGACCGTCGTGTACGGCGTGTGGTCGAAGGAGCCGGTCGGCACCACCGCGCTCGCACTGGGCTTCGGCCTGAGCGCCATGATCGGCTACTACCTGGCCTTCACGGCCGCGCGCGTGGACGAGATGGCCCAGGACAACCTGGAGGCCGACGTCGCCGACGAGGCGGGCGAGCTGGGGTTCTTCTCCCCGCACAGCTGGCAGCCGCTCTCGTTGGCCATCGGTGGCGCCTTCGCCTTCATGGGCGTCGTCTTCGGCTGGTGGCTGATGTACTTCTCGGCGCCGCTGATCCTGATCGGTCTGTGGGGCTGGGTGTACGAGTACTACCGCGGCGAGAACCAGAACCAGTAG
- a CDS encoding Ig-like domain-containing protein — MNQSPRLWTVIGCSLLVASLGAGATACGSGDDNPLSARPYDAGDQVALNHPTGSRPVDPDKPLEVTAKSGDGRITDVSAVDTHGRRLAGELSASGDRWHSTAPMAAGVRYTVLVSTEDERGAPGQRTLTFDTTPAQKVLKVEFGPDEGKYGVGQPLTAELNEPVKDKAARAVIERGLVVDAPPEAVGAWHWVDDKKLHYRPKEYWPANTTVSVRSNLEGIKISDDLHGAASKPLKLEIGDRVEVTTDASSHWLTFKRNGEVINSIPVTTGKPGFSTRNGVKVVLGKQYYVQMRGDTVGIGGSEYYNLPVYYATRVTWSGEYVHAAPWSVGSQGYENVSHGCTGMSTGNAAWFYENITEGDIVRVINSIGDDMDTFGNGYGDWNMDWKDWREGSALLKGTQEGRSPVDQARLRPQV, encoded by the coding sequence ATGAACCAGTCACCGCGTCTTTGGACGGTTATCGGCTGCTCCCTGCTGGTCGCGTCCCTCGGGGCCGGCGCCACCGCATGCGGGTCGGGCGACGACAACCCGCTGTCCGCCCGCCCCTACGACGCGGGCGACCAAGTCGCCCTCAACCACCCCACCGGCAGCCGCCCGGTCGACCCGGACAAGCCCCTGGAGGTCACCGCCAAGAGCGGCGACGGCCGGATCACCGACGTGAGCGCCGTGGACACCCACGGACGCCGCCTGGCGGGCGAGTTGTCCGCCTCGGGCGACCGCTGGCACAGCACCGCCCCGATGGCCGCCGGCGTCCGCTACACCGTCCTCGTGAGCACCGAGGACGAGCGGGGCGCCCCCGGGCAGCGCACGCTCACCTTCGACACCACCCCGGCGCAGAAGGTCCTCAAGGTCGAATTCGGCCCGGACGAGGGCAAGTACGGCGTCGGACAGCCCCTCACGGCCGAACTCAACGAACCCGTGAAGGACAAGGCCGCGCGCGCCGTCATCGAGCGGGGCCTGGTCGTCGACGCCCCGCCGGAGGCCGTGGGCGCCTGGCACTGGGTGGACGACAAGAAGCTCCACTACCGGCCCAAGGAGTACTGGCCCGCCAACACCACCGTGTCCGTCCGGAGCAACCTGGAGGGCATCAAGATCTCCGACGACCTGCACGGCGCCGCCTCCAAGCCGTTGAAGCTGGAGATCGGCGACCGCGTCGAGGTCACCACGGACGCCTCCTCGCACTGGCTCACGTTCAAGCGCAACGGGGAAGTGATCAATTCCATCCCGGTGACCACCGGAAAGCCGGGCTTCTCCACCCGCAACGGCGTCAAGGTGGTCCTCGGCAAGCAGTACTACGTCCAGATGCGCGGAGACACCGTGGGCATCGGCGGCAGCGAGTACTACAACCTGCCCGTCTACTACGCGACCCGCGTCACCTGGAGCGGTGAATACGTCCACGCCGCGCCGTGGTCCGTCGGCTCCCAGGGCTACGAGAACGTCAGCCACGGCTGCACCGGCATGAGCACGGGCAACGCCGCCTGGTTCTACGAGAACATCACCGAAGGCGACATCGTCCGCGTCATCAACAGCATCGGCGACGACATGGACACCTTCGGCAACGGCTACGGCGACTGGAACATGGACTGGAAGGATTGGCGCGAGGGCAGCGCCCTCCTCAAGGGCACCCAGGAAGGCCGCAGTCCGGTCGACCAGGCGCGCCTGCGCCCGCAGGTGTAA
- a CDS encoding heme-copper oxidase subunit III: MSVVATATTVDTGHAHPTVNRPNLVSVGTIIWLSSELMFFAALFAMYFTLRSVTGAEYWTEQASALNLPFSATNTTILVLSSLTCQLGVFAAERGDVKKLRTWFIITFVMGAIFIGGQVFEYTELVKHEGMSLSSGPYGSVFYLTTGFHGLHVTGGLIAFLLVLGRTYAAKRFTHEQATSAIVVSYYWHFVDVVWIGLFATIYLIK; this comes from the coding sequence ATGTCGGTCGTGGCGACAGCAACGACAGTAGATACCGGGCACGCGCACCCGACGGTCAACAGGCCGAACCTCGTCAGCGTGGGAACCATCATCTGGTTGAGTTCCGAGCTGATGTTCTTCGCGGCCCTCTTCGCGATGTACTTCACCCTGCGATCAGTGACAGGCGCCGAGTACTGGACAGAACAGGCTTCGGCCTTGAATCTGCCCTTCTCGGCGACGAACACGACGATCCTGGTGCTTTCCTCGCTCACCTGCCAGCTCGGCGTATTCGCCGCCGAGCGCGGTGACGTGAAGAAGCTCAGGACGTGGTTCATCATCACGTTCGTCATGGGTGCGATCTTCATTGGCGGCCAGGTGTTCGAGTACACCGAGCTGGTCAAGCACGAGGGCATGAGCCTCTCGTCCGGTCCGTACGGCTCGGTCTTCTACCTGACCACCGGCTTCCACGGTCTGCACGTGACGGGCGGTCTCATCGCCTTCCTGCTGGTCCTCGGCCGGACGTACGCGGCCAAGAGGTTCACCCACGAACAGGCCACGTCGGCCATCGTCGTGTCCTACTACTGGCACTTCGTCGATGTCGTCTGGATCGGCCTCTTCGCAACGATCTACCTGATCAAGTAG
- a CDS encoding c-type cytochrome, producing MKKLSARRRHPLAAVVVLLFALAVTGGLYSAFAPAGNAKADETVQSLAIEEGQKLYAVGCASCHGTGGQGSSDGPSLVGVGSAAVDFQVMTGRMPAQQPGAQVPKKPVIYTQAQADQLAAYIASLGAGPIVPTEKQYDPAGADIAKGGELFRNNCAQCHNFTGEGGALTNGKYAPNLEGVEPKHVYEAMLTGPQNMPSFPDSTMPEKQKKDIIAYLQHVNGEKSTSPGGLKLGGLGPVSEGLFGWIFGLGALIAVAVWVAAHTAKAKKS from the coding sequence GTGAAAAAGCTCTCCGCACGACGACGCCATCCGCTGGCGGCGGTCGTCGTTCTACTCTTCGCGCTGGCGGTTACCGGGGGGCTGTACAGCGCCTTCGCGCCCGCGGGCAATGCGAAGGCCGACGAAACCGTCCAGTCCCTCGCCATCGAGGAGGGCCAGAAGCTCTACGCCGTCGGCTGCGCAAGCTGCCACGGAACCGGCGGTCAGGGTTCCTCTGACGGCCCCAGCCTGGTAGGCGTCGGCTCCGCTGCCGTCGACTTCCAGGTGATGACGGGCCGTATGCCCGCCCAGCAGCCCGGCGCCCAGGTGCCGAAGAAGCCCGTCATCTACACCCAGGCGCAGGCCGACCAGCTCGCCGCGTACATCGCTTCCCTCGGAGCCGGCCCCATCGTGCCGACCGAGAAGCAGTACGACCCGGCGGGTGCCGACATCGCGAAGGGTGGCGAGCTGTTCCGCAACAACTGCGCGCAGTGCCACAACTTCACCGGCGAGGGCGGCGCACTGACGAACGGCAAGTACGCCCCCAACCTTGAGGGTGTCGAGCCGAAGCACGTCTACGAGGCCATGCTCACCGGCCCGCAGAACATGCCCTCCTTCCCCGACAGCACCATGCCGGAGAAGCAGAAGAAGGACATCATCGCGTACCTCCAGCACGTCAACGGCGAGAAGTCGACCAGCCCCGGTGGCCTCAAGCTCGGTGGCCTCGGCCCCGTCTCCGAGGGTCTCTTCGGCTGGATCTTCGGACTGGGTGCGCTGATCGCTGTCGCCGTCTGGGTCGCGGCCCACACCGCTAAGGCCAAGAAGTCATGA
- a CDS encoding Rieske 2Fe-2S domain-containing protein, protein MSSQDIPEEKHLPSEQGDAHHGAVAVADDPFADPGLPVHRPRIQDIDERAAKRSERTVALLFTLSMLATVAFIASFVILPVDKIVYIFPIGKVSALNFALGVSLGAALFCIGAGAVHWARTLMSDVEVAAERHEIAAPAEVKAQVLQDFADGARESAIGRRPLIRNTMFGALALLPLSAVVILRDLGPLPEDKLRKTIWAKGKMLINQNTMEPLRPEDIVVGSLTFAMPEGLEEDAHDFQTQIAKAALMIVRIQPENIKDKKELEWSHDGIVAYSKICTHVGCPISLYEQQSHHVLCPCHQSTFDLSDGARVIFGPAGHALPQLRIGVNDEGFLEALGDFEEPVGPSFWERG, encoded by the coding sequence ATGAGTAGCCAAGACATTCCCGAAGAGAAGCACCTGCCGAGCGAGCAGGGCGACGCGCACCACGGTGCCGTGGCAGTGGCGGACGACCCGTTCGCCGACCCCGGTCTGCCGGTTCACCGGCCTCGGATCCAGGACATCGACGAGCGGGCCGCGAAGCGCTCCGAGCGCACGGTGGCCCTGCTGTTCACCCTGTCGATGCTGGCCACGGTCGCCTTCATCGCCTCGTTCGTGATCCTGCCGGTCGACAAGATCGTCTACATCTTCCCCATCGGGAAGGTGAGCGCGCTCAACTTCGCCCTCGGCGTGAGCCTCGGCGCGGCCCTCTTCTGCATCGGCGCGGGCGCGGTCCACTGGGCCCGCACCCTGATGTCCGACGTGGAGGTCGCCGCCGAGCGCCACGAGATCGCGGCCCCGGCCGAGGTCAAGGCGCAGGTCCTGCAGGACTTCGCGGACGGCGCGCGCGAGTCGGCCATCGGCCGCCGCCCGCTGATCCGCAACACGATGTTCGGTGCGCTGGCCCTGCTGCCGCTCTCCGCCGTCGTGATCCTGCGCGACCTGGGCCCGCTGCCCGAGGACAAGCTGCGCAAGACCATCTGGGCGAAGGGCAAGATGCTCATCAACCAGAACACGATGGAGCCGCTCCGCCCGGAGGACATCGTCGTCGGGTCGCTGACCTTCGCCATGCCGGAAGGCCTGGAGGAGGACGCGCACGACTTCCAGACGCAGATCGCCAAGGCCGCCCTGATGATCGTCCGCATCCAGCCGGAGAACATCAAGGACAAGAAGGAACTGGAGTGGTCCCACGACGGGATCGTGGCCTACTCCAAGATCTGCACCCACGTCGGCTGCCCGATCAGCCTGTACGAGCAGCAGTCGCACCACGTGCTCTGCCCGTGCCACCAGTCCACCTTCGACCTCTCCGACGGCGCCCGAGTCATCTTCGGCCCGGCTGGTCACGCGCTCCCGCAGCTGCGGATCGGCGTCAATGACGAAGGTTTCCTCGAGGCGCTCGGCGACTTCGAAGAGCCCGTCGGTCCCTCTTTCTGGGAGCGCGGATGA
- a CDS encoding cytochrome bc complex cytochrome b subunit: MSTATQTKERKAPAGERVADWADGRLGIYSLAKANMRKIFPDHWSFMLGEICLYSFIILILTGVYLTLFFHPSMNEVHYDGSYIPMQGVAMSEAFKSTLEISFDVRGGLLIRQIHHWSALIFIAAMLVHMMRVFFTGAFRKPREVNWVFGFLLLVLGMFTGFTGYSLPDDLLSGTGVRFMEGAMLSVPIVGTYLSFFFFGGEFPGGDFVGRLYSVHILLLPGIMMGLLVAHLILVFYHKHTQFAGPGKTEKNVVGMPLLPVYMAKAGGFFFLVFGVIALIAGIASINPIWALGPYRPDHVSTGAQPDWYMGFSEGLIRAMPGWEINLWGHTLALGVFIPFTIFPLVLATIAVYPFIESWVTGDKREHHILDRPRNAPTRTGFGVAWLTWYVILLIAGGNDMFAQYFHLSINSITWFARIGFFVGPVIAFIITKRICLGLQRRDRDKVLHGRETGIIKRLPHGEFVEVHEPLSQGKLHTLTSYDQYEPAEIGPTVDENGVERKVKPLEKLRAKLSKGYYGENNQIPKPTVEEYKEIQSGHGHH; this comes from the coding sequence ATGAGCACTGCCACTCAAACCAAAGAGCGCAAGGCTCCGGCCGGCGAGCGCGTAGCCGACTGGGCCGACGGCCGGCTGGGCATCTACAGCCTCGCCAAGGCCAACATGCGCAAGATCTTCCCGGACCACTGGTCCTTCATGCTGGGCGAGATCTGCCTCTACAGCTTCATCATCCTCATCCTCACGGGTGTGTACCTGACGCTGTTCTTCCACCCGAGCATGAACGAAGTGCACTACGACGGTTCGTACATCCCCATGCAGGGTGTCGCGATGTCGGAGGCCTTCAAGTCGACCCTGGAAATCAGCTTCGACGTCCGCGGTGGTCTGCTCATCCGGCAGATCCACCACTGGTCGGCGCTGATCTTCATCGCGGCGATGCTCGTGCACATGATGCGCGTGTTCTTCACCGGCGCGTTCCGCAAGCCCCGTGAGGTCAACTGGGTCTTCGGCTTCCTGCTGCTGGTCCTCGGCATGTTCACCGGTTTCACCGGTTACTCCCTGCCGGACGACCTGCTCTCGGGCACCGGTGTCCGCTTCATGGAAGGCGCGATGCTGTCCGTGCCGATCGTCGGCACGTACCTGTCGTTCTTCTTCTTCGGCGGGGAGTTCCCCGGCGGCGACTTCGTGGGCCGGCTCTACTCGGTGCACATCCTGCTGCTGCCCGGCATCATGATGGGCCTGCTGGTGGCCCACCTGATCCTGGTCTTCTACCACAAGCACACCCAGTTCGCGGGCCCCGGCAAGACCGAGAAGAACGTCGTCGGCATGCCGCTGCTCCCGGTCTACATGGCCAAGGCCGGAGGCTTCTTCTTCCTGGTCTTCGGCGTCATCGCGCTGATCGCGGGCATCGCCTCGATCAACCCGATCTGGGCGCTCGGCCCGTACCGTCCGGACCACGTGTCCACCGGTGCGCAGCCCGACTGGTACATGGGCTTCTCCGAGGGCCTGATCCGTGCCATGCCGGGCTGGGAGATCAACCTGTGGGGCCACACCCTGGCCCTCGGCGTGTTCATCCCGTTCACGATCTTCCCGCTGGTCCTGGCCACCATCGCGGTCTACCCGTTCATCGAGTCCTGGGTCACCGGGGACAAGCGCGAGCACCACATCCTGGACCGCCCGCGCAACGCCCCGACCCGTACGGGCTTCGGTGTGGCATGGCTGACGTGGTACGTCATCCTGCTGATCGCCGGTGGAAACGACATGTTCGCGCAGTACTTCCACCTGTCGATCAACTCGATCACCTGGTTCGCGCGCATCGGGTTCTTCGTGGGCCCGGTCATCGCCTTCATCATCACCAAGCGGATCTGCCTCGGCCTCCAGCGCCGGGACCGGGACAAGGTGCTGCACGGTCGCGAGACCGGCATCATCAAGCGCCTGCCGCACGGTGAGTTCGTCGAGGTGCACGAGCCGCTCTCGCAGGGCAAGCTGCACACGCTCACCTCGTACGACCAGTACGAGCCCGCCGAGATCGGCCCCACGGTCGACGAGAACGGTGTCGAGCGCAAGGTGAAGCCGCTGGAGAAGCTCCGCGCCAAGCTCAGCAAGGGCTACTACGGGGAGAACAACCAGATCCCGAAGCCCACGGTCGAGGAGTACAAGGAGATCCAGAGCGGCCACGGCCACCACTGA
- the trpD gene encoding anthranilate phosphoribosyltransferase — protein MNLVTPAGGDSVAARGWPGVLEALLTGRDLGADDTAWAMDRIMRGEATDAQIAGFAVALRAKGETVSEINGLVRAMYEHANLIEVPGRTVDIVGTGGDGAKTVNISTMSAIVVAGTGAKVVKHGNRASSSASGSSDVLEKLGVNLDLTPARVVEVAEEAGITFCFAVKFHPALRHVAAARRELGIRTTFNFLGPLTNPARVRAQATGVADARVAPIVAGVLAERGSSALVFRGDDGLDELTTTATSRVWWVRDGEVREQGFDPRDIGIPLVPVSALAGADASFNADVARRLLAGETGPVRDAVLLNSAAALVALDPGTGSLEEQLAAGVVRAAESVDSGAARAALARWAAASNA, from the coding sequence ATGAACCTGGTGACCCCGGCAGGCGGCGACAGCGTGGCGGCCCGCGGCTGGCCGGGCGTTCTGGAGGCCCTGCTGACCGGCCGTGACCTCGGTGCCGACGACACGGCCTGGGCCATGGACCGGATCATGCGCGGGGAGGCCACCGACGCCCAGATCGCCGGCTTCGCGGTCGCGCTGCGGGCCAAGGGAGAGACCGTCTCCGAGATCAACGGCCTGGTCCGCGCCATGTACGAACACGCCAACCTCATCGAGGTGCCGGGCCGGACGGTGGACATCGTCGGCACCGGGGGCGACGGGGCCAAGACGGTCAACATCTCCACGATGTCGGCGATCGTGGTGGCCGGTACGGGCGCCAAGGTCGTCAAGCACGGCAACCGGGCCTCGTCCTCCGCGAGCGGCTCCTCGGACGTCCTGGAGAAGCTGGGAGTCAACCTCGACCTCACCCCCGCACGGGTCGTGGAGGTGGCCGAGGAAGCCGGGATCACCTTCTGCTTCGCGGTCAAGTTCCACCCCGCGCTGCGGCACGTGGCGGCGGCCCGCCGGGAGCTCGGCATCCGGACCACCTTCAACTTCCTCGGCCCGCTGACCAACCCGGCACGGGTCCGGGCGCAGGCCACCGGCGTGGCCGACGCGCGGGTGGCCCCGATCGTCGCGGGCGTGCTGGCGGAGCGGGGCTCCTCGGCCCTGGTCTTCCGCGGTGACGACGGGCTCGACGAGCTCACCACCACGGCGACCTCCCGGGTCTGGTGGGTCCGCGACGGCGAGGTCAGGGAGCAGGGCTTCGACCCGCGCGACATCGGCATTCCGCTGGTCCCGGTCTCCGCCCTGGCCGGCGCGGACGCCTCGTTCAACGCGGACGTGGCCCGCCGCCTGCTGGCCGGCGAGACCGGCCCGGTCCGCGATGCCGTGCTCCTGAACTCGGCGGCGGCCCTGGTCGCGCTGGACCCGGGTACGGGCTCCCTGGAGGAGCAGCTCGCCGCCGGAGTCGTCCGGGCGGCGGAATCGGTGGACTCGGGTGCGGCCCGGGCCGCACTGGCCCGCTGGGCGGCGGCGAGCAACGCGTAG
- a CDS encoding aminotransferase class V-fold PLP-dependent enzyme: MSATLNAATATTVAAVDPACVEPLPVLGRDVTVPLVTGGEVTYAALDYAASAPALQRVWDDVAAYAPYYGSVHRGAGYLSQLSTDLFEQSRVTVAEFLDCRPSDQVIFTRSTTDSLNLLAAVIPADCQVFVFETEHHASLLPWTNAQVTYLNAPRTPDEAVATLERALADRDPYGPALVCVTGASNVTGELWPVKELAAAAHAHGARIVLDAAQLAPHHPVSVQDLDVDWVAFSGHKLYAPFGSGVLAGRADWLQEADPYLAGGGASRKVARREDGGVDVEWHTTAARHEAGSPNVIGVYSIASACKALNEAGFENLVAREQHLITTVREGLAEVPAVRVLSLFGDDAPRVGVISFVVDGWNSSHFAAALSAEYGIGVRDGLFCAHPLVRTLLGSEPQAQGECGAPEAAPGERSLNAIRVSFGAGTPDEHVERFVRAVKELVADGAKWQYRTEEGRCVPAV, from the coding sequence ATGTCCGCAACCCTGAACGCCGCCACCGCCACCACTGTCGCCGCCGTGGACCCCGCCTGTGTCGAGCCGCTGCCGGTCCTCGGCCGCGACGTCACCGTCCCGCTCGTCACCGGCGGCGAGGTCACCTACGCCGCCCTCGACTACGCGGCCAGCGCCCCCGCGCTGCAGCGGGTCTGGGACGACGTGGCCGCGTACGCCCCCTACTACGGCAGCGTCCACCGCGGCGCCGGCTACCTCTCGCAGCTCTCCACCGACCTGTTCGAGCAGAGCCGGGTCACGGTCGCCGAGTTCCTCGACTGCCGGCCCTCCGACCAGGTGATCTTCACCCGGTCCACCACCGACTCCCTCAACCTGCTCGCCGCCGTGATCCCGGCCGACTGCCAGGTCTTCGTCTTCGAGACCGAGCACCACGCCTCGCTGCTCCCGTGGACGAACGCGCAGGTCACCTACCTCAACGCCCCCCGCACCCCGGACGAGGCCGTCGCCACCCTGGAGCGGGCCCTCGCCGACCGCGACCCCTACGGCCCCGCGCTGGTCTGCGTCACCGGAGCCTCCAACGTCACCGGCGAGCTGTGGCCCGTCAAGGAGCTCGCCGCCGCCGCGCACGCCCACGGCGCCCGCATCGTCCTGGACGCCGCCCAGCTGGCCCCGCACCACCCCGTCTCGGTCCAGGACCTCGACGTGGACTGGGTCGCCTTCTCGGGACACAAGCTCTACGCGCCCTTCGGCTCGGGCGTCCTCGCCGGCCGCGCGGACTGGCTGCAGGAGGCGGACCCGTACCTCGCCGGCGGCGGCGCCTCCCGCAAGGTGGCCCGCCGCGAGGACGGCGGCGTGGACGTCGAGTGGCACACCACCGCCGCCCGCCACGAGGCCGGCTCCCCGAACGTCATCGGCGTCTACTCCATCGCCTCCGCCTGCAAGGCCCTGAACGAGGCAGGCTTCGAGAACCTCGTCGCCCGCGAGCAGCACCTCATCACCACGGTCCGCGAAGGCCTCGCCGAGGTCCCGGCGGTCCGCGTCCTGTCCCTCTTCGGCGACGACGCCCCGCGCGTGGGCGTCATCTCCTTCGTCGTCGACGGCTGGAACAGCTCGCACTTCGCCGCCGCGCTCTCCGCCGAGTACGGCATCGGCGTCCGCGACGGCCTGTTCTGCGCCCACCCGCTGGTCCGCACCCTCCTCGGCAGCGAGCCGCAGGCCCAGGGCGAGTGCGGAGCGCCGGAGGCGGCCCCGGGGGAGCGGTCGCTGAACGCGATCCGCGTCAGCTTCGGCGCCGGCACCCCCGACGAGCACGTCGAGCGCTTCGTCCGCGCCGTCAAGGAGCTCGTCGCGGACGGCGCCAAGTGGCAGTACCGCACCGAAGAGGGCCGCTGCGTCCCGGCCGTCTGA
- a CDS encoding ferredoxin, producing the protein MTYWDPIPAVRDLVGHPLPQWAPGAGPVRRDWSAAAPDGWEKRDWRSVPGPFYTAGTDTCWTGRMCAPAHVMYDDDYGQEFVYRQPRTAAQVRDLVCAGECDPLGAYGGNGDAHWTPELVRGWWRERGRVREWAAALERSWSVSDGPYEREAAGGARAYVAHIDGDLAGYLRGYLFWLEEHRPARPGEALPVL; encoded by the coding sequence ATGACCTACTGGGACCCGATACCGGCCGTGCGCGACCTCGTCGGACACCCACTGCCCCAGTGGGCCCCGGGAGCGGGGCCGGTCCGGCGCGACTGGAGCGCGGCCGCTCCCGACGGCTGGGAGAAGCGGGACTGGCGCAGTGTTCCGGGCCCGTTCTACACGGCGGGGACCGACACCTGCTGGACGGGACGGATGTGCGCGCCCGCCCACGTGATGTACGACGACGACTACGGCCAGGAGTTCGTCTACCGCCAGCCCCGTACTGCGGCGCAGGTGCGCGACCTGGTGTGCGCGGGCGAGTGCGACCCCCTCGGGGCGTACGGCGGCAACGGGGACGCGCACTGGACGCCCGAGCTGGTTCGCGGCTGGTGGCGGGAGCGGGGACGGGTCCGCGAGTGGGCTGCCGCCCTGGAGCGGAGCTGGTCGGTATCGGACGGCCCGTACGAGCGCGAGGCCGCCGGCGGCGCCCGCGCGTACGTCGCCCACATCGACGGTGACCTCGCCGGCTACCTGCGCGGGTACCTGTTCTGGTTGGAGGAGCATCGCCCCGCCCGGCCGGGCGAGGCGTTGCCCGTGCTCTGA
- a CDS encoding Lrp/AsnC family transcriptional regulator, with amino-acid sequence MITALVLIKTSVDRIPEIAEAIAALDSVSEVYSVTGTYDLIAMVRVSRHEDLADIIPGRISKIPGVEATDTHVAFRTYSQHDLEAAFAIGLDA; translated from the coding sequence GTGATCACCGCACTCGTGCTCATCAAGACCAGCGTGGACCGGATCCCCGAGATCGCCGAGGCCATCGCCGCGCTGGACAGCGTCAGCGAGGTCTACTCGGTCACGGGTACGTACGACCTCATCGCGATGGTCCGGGTGTCCCGGCACGAGGACCTGGCCGACATCATCCCCGGCCGCATCAGCAAGATCCCGGGCGTGGAGGCGACGGACACGCACGTGGCGTTCCGCACGTACTCCCAGCACGACCTGGAAGCGGCCTTCGCGATCGGCCTCGACGCGTAG
- a CDS encoding rhomboid family intramembrane serine protease has protein sequence MIVRWQAVREAARGPVVTHALIAGCCVVFVLSPASGLNPVYGTGDQLLATGTAYFRRWGVVPDELFTGSGRAALTPLTALFVHGSWLHLLGNMLFLYVFGAMTERRMGRAWFLCFYVCTGYLALAAYAAAYASSDQTLVGASGAISAVLGAFLYLFPKARVTSLFPFLFFLPLRFPAWIVLLFWFGLQWLAAHRAASGPGVAYLAHVVGFSVGFLYAWARYRGGTRVGRPVTVGEGDSQP, from the coding sequence ATGATCGTAAGGTGGCAGGCCGTACGCGAGGCCGCCCGGGGCCCGGTGGTCACGCACGCGCTGATCGCCGGCTGCTGCGTGGTGTTCGTACTGAGCCCGGCGTCGGGGCTGAACCCGGTCTACGGGACGGGCGATCAGCTCCTGGCCACGGGCACGGCGTACTTCCGGCGCTGGGGCGTGGTCCCGGACGAGCTGTTCACCGGCTCGGGGCGAGCGGCGCTCACCCCCCTCACGGCCCTGTTCGTGCACGGGAGCTGGCTGCACCTGCTGGGCAACATGCTCTTCCTCTACGTCTTCGGGGCGATGACGGAGCGGCGCATGGGCCGGGCGTGGTTCCTCTGCTTCTACGTCTGTACGGGCTACCTGGCCCTGGCCGCGTACGCGGCGGCCTACGCCTCCTCGGACCAGACCCTGGTCGGGGCCTCCGGGGCGATCTCCGCGGTCCTGGGAGCCTTCCTGTACCTGTTCCCGAAGGCACGGGTGACGAGCCTGTTCCCGTTCCTGTTCTTCCTGCCGCTGCGCTTCCCGGCGTGGATCGTGCTGCTGTTCTGGTTCGGGCTCCAGTGGCTGGCGGCGCACCGCGCGGCGAGCGGCCCCGGAGTCGCCTATCTGGCCCACGTGGTGGGCTTTTCGGTGGGCTTCCTCTACGCGTGGGCCCGCTACCGGGGTGGGACTAGAGTGGGTCGACCAGTGACAGTAGGCGAGGGAGACAGCCAACCGTGA